GCTTCATCGGCAGCAACCTGCTGGAGACCCTGCTCAGGCTCGACCAGCGCGTGGTGGGCCTGGACAACTTCGCCACCGGCTTTCAGGCCAACCTGGATGAGGTGCGCTCGCTTGTCAGCGCCGAGCAGTGGGCGCGCTTCACCTTCATCGAGGGCGATATCTGCGACCCGGCCACCTGCCGGGCGGCGGTGATCCTCGATGGCAAGCCGGTAAACCATGTGCTGCACCAGGCGGCGCTGGGCTCGGTGCCGCGCTCCATCGCCGACCCGATCGCCAGCAACGCGGCCAACATCGGCGGGCAGCTCAACATGCTGGTGGCCGCCAAGGACGCCGGGGTGACGAGCTTCGTCTATGCGGCCTCGAGCTCCACCTATGGCGACCACCCGGCGCTGCCCAAGGTGGAGGAGCGCATCGGCAAGCCGCTGTCGCCCTATGCGGTGACCAAGGTGGTCAACGAGATGTATGCCGACGTCTTCGCGCGGACCTACGGCTTCAAGGCCACCGGGCTTCGCTACTTCAACGTGTTCGGCAAGCGCCAGAACCCCAACGGCGCCTATGCGGCGGTGATCCCCAAGTGGGCCGGCGCCATGCTCACCGACGAGACGCTGTTCATCAACGGCGACGGCGAGACCAGCCGCGATTTCTGCTATATCGCCAACGCGGTGCAGGCCAACCTGCTGGCGGCCACCGCGGACGACGCGGCCCAGGGGGAGGTCTACAACGTGGCGGTGAGCGGGCGCACCACCCTGAACCAGCTGTTCGAGTACCTGCGCGCCGCCCTGGCCGAGCAGGGGGTGAGCTACGCCCAGGCCCCCACCTACCGCGACTTCCGCCCCGGCGACGTGCGCCACTCCCAGGCGGACATCGGCAAGGCCAGCCGCTTGCTCGGCTACGCCCCCAGCCACACCATCGTGGAAGGCATCAGCGAGGCCATGCCCTGGTACATCGAGCACTTCCGGCGGGGGTGAGGATGCCCCGGGGTCAGACCCTTCGGCAAACTTAGGCCAACCCCCGCCTAAGTGTACCGAAGTGTCCGACCCCTGCGGCCGAGCCCTGCTTAGGGGTTGTACCCTTAAGTAAACGTCGAAGCCTGGCCATGCGCCGGGCTTCTTAGTTGTTGGGAGGAGGTGGGGTCGGTTAAGAAAAAATCGTTGCTTGGTTGTGAACTGAAGATTTTCTTGCTGTAGTGAAGGAAATATCCCACGCCTCGGGCATGATGATGAAAAACGTTGGCTATGCGCACCTTCATGAACACCTGGCGCTGGGTGTCCTGCCGCCGCGATGCCCGGCACGCGTGCGGCCGGTGACGCGCCTGACGCGGTTCGGGGAGGAGCTGGCGGTTCCGCCGGAGCGTTCGCCTGCCGATGATGACCTGCTCGCCCATATGCTGTTCGCCCTGAAGCATGAGGGCGTGGATCTGGCCATTCTCGCCGAATCGCTGCCTCATCTGCCGGTTGATGCGCTGGTGGCATCCTTGGAGGCGTCACCCAACGGCATCTACCTGCGCCGTTTGGCCTATCTCTATGAGGCCTTCGTGGCGCCTCTGCCGCTTGAGCCTGCGGTAAAAGGGCGCAGCGTGCCGCTGTTCGATCCCAAGCACTATGTGACAGGCCCTGCCAGCCGCAATAGCCGGTGGCGGGTGAACGTCAATGGTCTGGGTACCCTCAGCTACTGCGCCGTCGTGCGGCGAACGCCTGAGATTGAGGCGCTACTGAAGGAAGATATACTGGCCGAGGCGCGTGCCTTCATGGCGTCGCTGCCACCGGGCATGCTGGACCGCGCGATCCAGTGGGCCTATTTAAGCGAGACGCAATCTTCGTTCGAGATCGAGCGCGAATCACCCTCTCCCGACAAGCAGCAGCGCTTCATGCAGCTGCTGCGAAAGGCACATGACGGCCAGCCGCTGGATGAGGGCTACCTGGTGGCGCTTCAGAACAGCGTCGTCAGCAACCCCTTCGATAAGGCGGCGGCCTTTCGTCATGAGCAGAACTACCTGCACAACGGGCTGCCGGGGGCTATCGGTGTCAGCTATCTGCCGCCACCTCCGGCGCTCTGTGACACCCTGATGGCAGCGCTCATGGGGTGGGCCAATGCACTGTCCGAGCCCGGTGGCGAAACGAGCTTCGAGCGGGTGCCGGCACTGGTGGCCGCTACCGTGATCTCGTTCGGTTTCTTTTTCCTGCACCCCTTCATGGACGGCAATGGCCGCATCTCCCGGTTTCTGCTGCATCATATGCTGTGCCGGCTGGGCGAGTTACCACGCGGCAATCTGCTACCCATTTCCATTGCCATGAAGCGCCATGAGGGGGAGTATCTGGCGGCACTCGAAGCCTTCTCGGCACCGGCTCGTGAACAGTGGCGGGTCAACTGGATCGACGCCGACCATCATGATTTTCACTTCGCTGGGAGCGAAAGCCTCTATCGATATTGGGATGCTACCCAGGCCGTGGCCTTCACGCTGAGCATGGCACGCGAGGCGCTGAGGGAAGACTTGAAGGCGGAAACTCGCTATCTGGCCTGTTTCGATCGCGTCTATCGCGCCATCGACGCCCGTTTCGATGTGCGCGGCAGCGACCTGTCACGCCTGGTGATGATGTGCCTGAGCCAGGGTGGCCTGCTGTCGAAGAATCGCCGCCGGCAGTTTCGCTACCAGGTGCCGGAGGAGGCGCTGGACGCCATCGAAGCGGAAACCCGCAAAGCCCTCGACGAGTGCGCTGATCAGGGTCAGACCCTTCGACACCTTTAGGCCAACCCCCGCCTAAGGGTGCCGAAGTGTCTGACCCCTGCGGCCGAGCCCTGCTCAGCTAGGGTTATCAACAAGTTACGTCTGGAGCTTAAGGCCGCCAATGTTGACGCACGACGAGTTCGAGCAAGCCATCAAGGCCCTGCTGGCCCCCCTCTCTGCGGAGCAGTTGCGTGCCCTGCTGCAGCGCTGTGCCGAGGAGACTCACCCGCTCCAGCGCCAGGCGTTCATCGAGCGCCTGCGCCATCACTGTCTGGAGGGGCATGAGCCGAGCAGCTCAACCGCCGGTAATCGTTGCACCCTGTCGGCACGCTTGGCCGAGATGCAGGCCCAGCTCGAGGCCATCGCCCAGGCCGAGCCGGAGTGGGGCGCTTTCGACGAAGAGGACGGGTGCGGGCCTTTTGCCCCTGTGATGCCCGACCTCTTCGACCTGTTGGACGAGGCGGCTACCTGCCTGTCTCAGGCAGATCCCCAAACAGCCCGAGAGACCTATGCGGCGATCTGGGCGATGGTAGAGATCGAGAACGACTATGGTCACTCGCCGAGCTTGGAAGAGGTCGATGAGGCCATTGCCCGTGAGCATGCGGCGCGCTATCTGCGCGCGGTCTATCTGACCACCGCTGCCGAGCAGCGGGTTGACGCACTGCTGGAGGCGGCCAGCCGGGTCTGCTTGGCCGGGAGCGTGTCGCCCGTCGTGGTTCGCTGCTGCACACTCCGGGAGATCGCCGGGGTGGCCTCGACGCCATTGCCTGGCTGGGAAGCCTTTCTTGGTCGCCTTGCGAGCGAACGGCAGACGCCCCGATCGCTGCTCGAGTATCAGTGGCTGCGGGAAGCCTTGGCCAGCCACCAGGGCCTAGAGGGGATCGCAACTCTTGCCAAGCGGGCCGGGTCGGGCATGCCCCGGCTGTGGCTGGACTGGGTGAGCGGGGCCATTCGGCAGGGCGATCTGTCACAGGCGTCGGCTGCCTGGCAGGCGGCCCAGTCGCACTTTGCCCGTGGGGCCGGGATCTGGCACGAGTTCGCCGAGTGCTTCCAGGAAGATGAGCGCTGGCTCGCGCTGCCCCAGGCGGCAACCATTGCCTTCGAAGCCCTGCTGGCCAAGCCCTGCGCCCAGTGGCTTCAGGCTCTCCAGGCGGCCTGCCTGGAGAATGGCGCTCGCCAACGGCGGCTCAGGGAAGCCGCCGCCTGGCTGGCGACGGCGGCACAGCAGGGCGGTCCGCCCAGTGCCCAGGGCGCCGCCGCGTCGCTCGCAGGCGCCTTGGCGGATGGCCCGGCGCGCCTGGACCAGTGGCTAGTGCGCCCCACATCCTTCGCGCCTTGGGGGCCGATGGCCGTGTTGGCGTGGTGCCTCGCCGGTGATCTGCGCCAGGCCGAAGGGCTGCTCCCCTCCCGGCAGGACAGCCTGGGGTGGTCGCTGGGCGATAGTCCCAGCTGGGCGCTGTTTGCTTGTCTGCCCACGCTGCTGGCAGAACGGCCGGTAGCGGAGATCGGCCCGGCGGCCCAGGCCATGTGGCGGCAGCTGATTGTTACGAGCCCCGGCGAAAGCGGCGCCATCGCTGAGCCCCTCAACCAGGCTATGCTAATGGCCTGCCGGCAGACGCCACTCCAGCCCGACGAGAAGCAGGCCTGGCTGCACTGGTGCGCCGAAACGGCGACCGAGCGCTGCCATTCGATCGTTTCCGCCCAGCACCGCAAGGCCTACGCCAGGGCGGCGACCTGCGTGGCGCTATGCCGAGAAACGGCCCAGGCCATGGGGCAAGCGGCTAGCGGAGACGATCTGGTCCAGCGCATACGGCAGCGCTACCCACGGCATACTGCCTTCCAGCGCGCCCTCGACCAGGCCCTGGGGTCAGACCCTTAACCCTGCTGAGGGGTCGTACCCTTAAGGCAACTTCGAAGCCCTGCCATGTGCCGGGCTTCTTGGTTAGGCCCTTGCCAACTTGGCAGGCGAGTGTCGTGCCGATGGCTGGCGGAGAGGCCGCCGCCGGGAGTCTGACCCGGCGGGGTGCGGCGTTGTTAACGCCAGAGCGTTCGATTCAGGGGCGGAATCTGTCCTTCTGTCAGGCTGCCGGGCCGAAGCTCCTGCTACACTTTGCCCAGCAAGACACTGAATCCGAACAGAGGGAATTGGGAAGCGTACTTCCGCGATCTGGTTCAGCGCATCGAGCGGCTGGGCATTCTTGTCATGCGCAGCGGCATTGTCGGGAACAACACGCGGCGAGTGTTGAGCGTGGAGGAATTTCGCGGCTTCGCTATCGCCGACCCCGTCGCACCGGTGATCTTCATCAATGCGGCCGATGTGCCTGAAGCGCGCCTGTTCACGCTTGTGCATGAGCTGGCTCATATCTGGCTGGGAGAGTCCGGGATTTCCGATGGCGATCCAGCCAACCGCAGGCGCACCGAGAAGCTGTGCCATGCGGTCGCGGCGGAATTTCTGGTGCCGGAGGCAGAGTTTTTGCCACTGTGGCAGGAAGTAGAGGATTGGAAAGCCAACCTGGCGCCGCTGGCCGCGCATTTTCATGTGAGCCAGTGGGTGATTGCTCGCCGGGCCCAGGAACTCGAACTGATTGCAGAGCAGGACTACCGGCAATATGTGGTCAATCGGCTGGAGGCCTACCGCCATAGGGAAGAACGCGGTGGACCAAGCTTCGATCGTGTGGTCCCCGGGCGGGTCAGCAAACGCCTGGCCCAGGCGGTGGCAAGTGAGGCGATGAGCGGGCGGCTG
The Halomonas alkalicola DNA segment above includes these coding regions:
- a CDS encoding NAD-dependent epimerase/dehydratase family protein, giving the protein MSRYETLRGELAAAPRTWLVTGCAGFIGSNLLETLLRLDQRVVGLDNFATGFQANLDEVRSLVSAEQWARFTFIEGDICDPATCRAAVILDGKPVNHVLHQAALGSVPRSIADPIASNAANIGGQLNMLVAAKDAGVTSFVYAASSSTYGDHPALPKVEERIGKPLSPYAVTKVVNEMYADVFARTYGFKATGLRYFNVFGKRQNPNGAYAAVIPKWAGAMLTDETLFINGDGETSRDFCYIANAVQANLLAATADDAAQGEVYNVAVSGRTTLNQLFEYLRAALAEQGVSYAQAPTYRDFRPGDVRHSQADIGKASRLLGYAPSHTIVEGISEAMPWYIEHFRRG
- a CDS encoding ImmA/IrrE family metallo-endopeptidase, producing the protein MPSKTLNPNRGNWEAYFRDLVQRIERLGILVMRSGIVGNNTRRVLSVEEFRGFAIADPVAPVIFINAADVPEARLFTLVHELAHIWLGESGISDGDPANRRRTEKLCHAVAAEFLVPEAEFLPLWQEVEDWKANLAPLAAHFHVSQWVIARRAQELELIAEQDYRQYVVNRLEAYRHREERGGPSFDRVVPGRVSKRLAQAVASEAMSGRLLLRDAYRLIGVRPHRLKTFARKELGL
- a CDS encoding Fic family protein, which translates into the protein MMMKNVGYAHLHEHLALGVLPPRCPARVRPVTRLTRFGEELAVPPERSPADDDLLAHMLFALKHEGVDLAILAESLPHLPVDALVASLEASPNGIYLRRLAYLYEAFVAPLPLEPAVKGRSVPLFDPKHYVTGPASRNSRWRVNVNGLGTLSYCAVVRRTPEIEALLKEDILAEARAFMASLPPGMLDRAIQWAYLSETQSSFEIERESPSPDKQQRFMQLLRKAHDGQPLDEGYLVALQNSVVSNPFDKAAAFRHEQNYLHNGLPGAIGVSYLPPPPALCDTLMAALMGWANALSEPGGETSFERVPALVAATVISFGFFFLHPFMDGNGRISRFLLHHMLCRLGELPRGNLLPISIAMKRHEGEYLAALEAFSAPAREQWRVNWIDADHHDFHFAGSESLYRYWDATQAVAFTLSMAREALREDLKAETRYLACFDRVYRAIDARFDVRGSDLSRLVMMCLSQGGLLSKNRRRQFRYQVPEEALDAIEAETRKALDECADQGQTLRHL